A portion of the Candidatus Melainabacteria bacterium genome contains these proteins:
- a CDS encoding tetratricopeptide repeat protein yields MTKFVKTRTIALSALFALSLALPLTPVALAEQNFLKQGIAEFNAGNYSDASGHLGAALSTDFNNSVLHYYLGNCYVHMKQRDAAIREFRIAYALDPDKDVGKYAKQALAGLNADGSTPTALGPAIPGNQNADAMAKLAVDRLLDLKSKPGGWMPTGPNGLPLPTGGSGGAAPDPNKPLPPLPPGQKVEVGRGGRLIEPSPVQPSPTPIPTSPADIAKQLEALRKLYEGNRYVPTAKSSHELQKTADNLRELMTQQAKPGSHHLVPAGTNLYIRNYQTVPPDGAQLPMSTPANINPVGPTSSPNNNSSNSPKNK; encoded by the coding sequence ATGACAAAATTCGTAAAAACAAGAACCATTGCATTGAGTGCACTTTTTGCGCTGTCGCTCGCATTGCCTCTAACACCAGTGGCTCTCGCTGAACAGAATTTCTTGAAACAGGGAATCGCAGAATTCAACGCTGGCAATTATTCCGATGCATCCGGACACCTTGGCGCAGCTTTATCTACCGACTTCAACAATTCCGTTCTGCACTACTACCTGGGAAATTGCTACGTGCACATGAAACAGCGTGATGCAGCCATTCGTGAATTTCGTATTGCCTATGCTCTAGATCCCGACAAAGATGTAGGTAAGTATGCAAAGCAAGCTCTGGCTGGTCTGAATGCCGATGGTTCTACACCTACAGCACTCGGTCCGGCAATTCCGGGGAATCAAAACGCAGACGCGATGGCAAAACTCGCCGTCGATAGATTGTTGGACCTTAAGTCTAAACCGGGCGGCTGGATGCCTACAGGACCGAATGGACTGCCGTTACCTACAGGCGGTTCCGGAGGAGCAGCGCCAGATCCAAACAAACCGCTACCACCTCTGCCGCCCGGGCAGAAAGTAGAAGTAGGCCGCGGCGGACGCTTAATTGAACCGTCACCCGTTCAGCCATCTCCGACCCCGATACCCACCAGTCCGGCCGACATAGCAAAACAACTGGAAGCTCTACGGAAGCTTTACGAAGGAAATCGCTATGTGCCGACGGCTAAAAGTAGCCATGAGTTACAAAAGACAGCTGACAATTTGCGCGAATTGATGACGCAGCAGGCGAAACCCGGTAGTCATCATCTAGTGCCAGCCGGAACAAACTTATACATTCGAAACTATCAAACAGTTCCACCAGATGGTGCTCAATTACCCATGTCGACTCCGGCCAACATCAATCCGGTGGGACCAACTTCTTCACCAAACAACAATTCATCGAACAGTCCGAAGAACAAATGA
- a CDS encoding NAD-dependent epimerase/dehydratase family protein: protein MKTALVLGAGGFIGNHLVNRLVGEGYRVRGVDLKNPDFGASGAHEFVIGDLREQSVCRSVLDIAFDEVYQLAADMGGAGYLFTGENDANVMHNSATINLNIVHQAHLMRVGKIFYSSSACMYPAYNQEDPQNPDCAESSAYPAQPDSEYGWEKLFSERLFLAYARNFDLSVRVARFHNVFGPQGTWCGGKEKAPAAVCRKVAEAKDGGSIEIWGDGNQTRSFLYIDECLEGVRRLMKSDFLGPVNIGSQEMVSINELAQLVMKIAGKTLQIVHIDGPMGVRGRNSDNKLIREKLGWAPSEPLVKGLEKTYSWIESQVSCAAVPAELVH, encoded by the coding sequence ATGAAAACGGCGTTAGTGTTGGGAGCCGGCGGCTTTATTGGAAACCACCTCGTCAATCGACTGGTCGGTGAAGGATATAGAGTGCGCGGCGTGGACCTGAAGAACCCTGACTTTGGCGCCTCAGGAGCTCACGAATTCGTTATCGGTGATCTGCGCGAGCAATCTGTGTGCAGGTCTGTGCTCGATATCGCCTTCGACGAGGTTTACCAGCTTGCAGCCGATATGGGCGGGGCCGGATATCTGTTCACGGGCGAAAATGACGCCAATGTCATGCACAACTCCGCCACGATCAATCTCAACATAGTGCACCAGGCGCACCTGATGAGAGTTGGCAAGATTTTTTACTCGTCTTCTGCATGCATGTACCCGGCTTACAACCAGGAAGACCCACAGAATCCAGATTGTGCCGAATCCTCAGCCTATCCGGCTCAACCCGACAGCGAATACGGCTGGGAAAAGCTTTTCAGCGAGCGACTCTTTCTGGCTTATGCGCGCAACTTCGATCTTTCTGTGCGCGTGGCACGCTTTCACAATGTGTTCGGGCCTCAAGGCACCTGGTGCGGTGGCAAAGAGAAAGCGCCGGCGGCTGTCTGCAGAAAGGTGGCCGAAGCGAAAGATGGCGGCTCAATCGAGATTTGGGGTGACGGCAATCAAACACGCTCGTTTCTGTACATCGACGAATGCCTCGAGGGTGTGCGCAGGCTGATGAAATCTGACTTCCTCGGACCAGTCAACATTGGTTCGCAAGAGATGGTCTCAATCAACGAGTTGGCTCAGCTCGTCATGAAGATTGCCGGTAAAACGCTGCAAATTGTGCACATTGATGGGCCAATGGGAGTGCGCGGGCGCAATTCCGACAACAAGTTGATTCGCGAGAAACTCGGTTGGGCTCCTTCAGAACCACTGGTTAAAGGGTTAGAGAAAACCTACTCCTGGATTGAAAGCCAGGTGTCGTGCGCTGCTGTTCCAGCCGAGCTAGTTCACTAA
- a CDS encoding DUF695 domain-containing protein, whose protein sequence is MQFLTRAQASMTWTVHQRQIEGRTAQILLDDYFVPHAPVKDLVLLSGFSLYCRQEPVNTLWHPDEADTLDTIEERLINLCEKYAHGWSVYVMRMATFGVREYYFYHSASAELPKAYAELKNLTPDYRIEFATVNDPDWTQYRKCMTAQD, encoded by the coding sequence ATGCAATTCCTTACTCGGGCTCAGGCATCAATGACTTGGACAGTGCATCAACGTCAAATAGAAGGCAGGACCGCGCAAATTTTACTCGATGATTATTTCGTCCCGCACGCGCCTGTCAAGGACCTCGTTTTGCTTAGCGGATTCAGTCTGTATTGCCGACAAGAGCCCGTCAATACGTTATGGCACCCTGACGAAGCCGACACTTTGGATACTATTGAAGAACGATTGATCAACTTGTGTGAAAAATACGCGCACGGTTGGAGTGTCTATGTCATGCGGATGGCGACATTCGGTGTTCGAGAATATTACTTCTATCATTCCGCGTCCGCTGAGCTACCCAAGGCTTACGCTGAGCTGAAAAATTTGACACCAGATTATCGCATCGAGTTTGCGACAGTCAATGATCCCGATTGGACGCAATACCGCAAATGCATGACAGCGCAGGATTGA
- a CDS encoding PAS domain-containing sensor histidine kinase, with the protein MKLTILQKGMIIVFVPLMVQIVCIASLYSLQSELERELDREHRSRLIVETASKTARDLYLGLDSIHKKGPFNISQATRTLNVVFVKIKENMANLTELTKDNAEESAIVRSISSQVNDIINRILASKRMVHEGNMEEAIQTFHDAVESGKLISIKASTDLLSLVDREKSISDKSPLILKSFREQQQTALATAFFVNIILAAALAIIFNRNIASRISIISDNILRLAAGRDLHERLTGSDELSVMDKAFRDMAASLSEAQEQEQAMVQNAREVICSLNSDLKFLSVNPAIELLLGYSSDELVGARFVTILHPVSIDASLEYLTEMKESASTKVLDNQVIGKDGLVRDFVWSVQWSDSRQAYFCVAHDVTETKNLEKMKQAFVSMVSHDLRSPLCSILAYTELLEKGIYGELSEPGMSSLRDVNQSISRLIDLVGDLVDIERLESGNLELNWQEEVPVERLFNAAVNSVAALAASNQISIQSEHNETMARLDEARMVQVLVNLLSNAIKFSSAQAIVQLTANKISDGIEFAVVDTGRGIPVEQLASIFERFKQVHSSDSANRRGSGLGLSICKAIVEQHGGKIGVESEVGKGSKFWIRLPA; encoded by the coding sequence TTGAAACTGACCATTTTGCAAAAGGGAATGATCATTGTCTTCGTTCCGCTAATGGTTCAAATCGTCTGTATCGCTTCGCTCTATTCACTGCAGTCTGAGTTGGAGCGTGAACTCGACCGTGAGCATCGGTCTCGTTTGATCGTTGAAACTGCCAGTAAAACTGCTAGAGACCTGTACCTTGGGCTTGACTCGATACATAAGAAAGGACCATTTAACATAAGTCAGGCAACACGAACGCTCAATGTTGTCTTTGTCAAAATAAAAGAGAACATGGCGAACCTGACTGAATTGACAAAGGACAATGCCGAGGAGTCGGCAATTGTTCGCTCAATCTCCTCGCAGGTAAACGATATTATCAACCGAATACTTGCCTCTAAACGTATGGTTCATGAAGGAAATATGGAGGAGGCTATTCAGACATTTCACGATGCGGTGGAGTCAGGAAAGTTGATCTCCATAAAAGCTTCTACCGATTTATTGAGTCTAGTTGACCGTGAGAAGTCTATATCGGATAAAAGCCCTTTGATTTTGAAATCATTTCGCGAGCAACAGCAAACCGCGTTGGCAACAGCATTTTTTGTCAATATTATTCTGGCCGCTGCCCTGGCGATAATATTCAATCGCAATATTGCATCTCGAATCAGTATTATTTCCGACAATATTTTGCGTCTGGCTGCTGGTCGTGATTTGCATGAAAGGCTAACTGGTAGTGATGAACTGTCAGTTATGGATAAAGCATTTCGTGACATGGCTGCATCGCTGTCGGAGGCGCAAGAACAAGAGCAAGCTATGGTGCAGAATGCGCGCGAGGTAATCTGTTCTCTCAATTCAGATTTGAAGTTCTTATCTGTTAACCCCGCTATAGAGCTGCTTCTCGGATATTCTAGCGACGAACTCGTCGGCGCTCGGTTCGTTACTATTCTCCATCCTGTCTCTATTGATGCCAGTTTGGAATATCTCACCGAAATGAAAGAAAGTGCATCTACAAAAGTTTTGGACAATCAAGTCATTGGTAAAGACGGCTTGGTGCGCGATTTTGTCTGGTCTGTGCAGTGGTCAGACTCTCGTCAGGCTTATTTCTGCGTGGCTCATGATGTCACTGAAACTAAGAACTTAGAAAAGATGAAGCAAGCCTTTGTGTCGATGGTTAGCCACGATCTTCGTTCGCCTTTGTGCTCAATCCTGGCATACACAGAGCTCCTGGAAAAGGGAATATACGGCGAGTTGTCCGAACCAGGAATGTCTTCACTTCGTGACGTGAATCAAAGTATTTCACGGTTGATAGATTTGGTCGGAGATTTAGTCGACATTGAACGCCTGGAGTCCGGCAATCTGGAACTGAACTGGCAGGAGGAGGTTCCGGTAGAGCGTCTCTTCAATGCGGCTGTTAATTCAGTTGCGGCCCTGGCTGCAAGCAACCAGATTTCAATTCAGTCTGAGCACAATGAAACAATGGCTCGTCTGGATGAAGCAAGAATGGTGCAGGTTCTCGTTAATCTCTTGTCCAATGCAATCAAGTTTTCATCAGCGCAGGCGATTGTTCAGTTGACAGCGAATAAGATTTCCGATGGTATCGAGTTTGCAGTTGTAGATACCGGACGAGGTATTCCGGTAGAGCAGTTGGCATCAATATTTGAGCGGTTCAAGCAAGTCCACTCCTCTGATTCTGCTAATCGTAGAGGCAGCGGATTGGGATTATCTATCTGCAAGGCAATTGTCGAGCAGCATGGCGGCAAAATAGGTGTTGAAAGCGAAGTTGGCAAAGGTAGCAAATTTTGGATTCGCTTGCCGGCTTGA
- a CDS encoding nucleotidyltransferase family protein, with product MRGQTLQAIILAGGRGERLRPLTDDRPKPMVLVGDVPLLCYSIRWLKNAGIERIVISCGYRHSSISDYFGDGSKFGVSIDYSVEQQPLGRGGGIKLASKKLWATKSPVIVLNGDTVTDLNLDDLYQEHAQGGKPITITATPLHCSYGTIDLSDDGLAVAFREKPILPYWVNAGIYAVEPATFAEFPDQGDHEELLFPQLAKELQLNAHKFKGFWKAIDTRKDLEDLKREKHRLGPTIEQQELSELFNRRRSSSS from the coding sequence ATGAGAGGTCAAACGCTCCAAGCGATTATTTTGGCTGGCGGCCGTGGCGAGCGCCTTCGTCCGTTAACCGACGATCGACCTAAACCGATGGTTCTCGTTGGTGATGTGCCACTACTGTGCTACTCCATCCGCTGGCTGAAAAACGCTGGTATTGAACGCATTGTCATCTCGTGCGGTTATCGGCACTCCAGTATCAGCGACTACTTTGGAGATGGCTCGAAATTTGGCGTCTCGATAGATTACTCTGTCGAACAGCAACCACTTGGACGCGGTGGTGGAATTAAGTTGGCAAGCAAGAAGTTATGGGCAACAAAAAGCCCTGTCATCGTTTTGAACGGTGACACCGTCACCGACCTCAATTTGGATGATCTCTACCAGGAGCACGCTCAGGGCGGCAAGCCGATCACGATTACAGCTACTCCACTGCATTGCTCTTATGGCACCATCGACTTGTCAGACGACGGGTTAGCCGTTGCCTTTCGAGAAAAACCCATTCTTCCTTATTGGGTCAACGCCGGAATCTACGCCGTCGAGCCTGCCACCTTCGCAGAATTTCCCGACCAGGGTGATCACGAAGAGCTGCTTTTCCCGCAGCTCGCCAAAGAATTGCAGCTCAACGCCCACAAATTCAAGGGCTTCTGGAAAGCAATCGATACTAGAAAAGACCTCGAGGACTTGAAGAGGGAAAAACATCGGCTTGGTCCAACCATTGAGCAACAGGAACTGAGTGAACTCTTCAACAGAAGGCGCTCAAGTTCGTCTTGA
- a CDS encoding SDR family oxidoreductase, with translation MKSKKSLPPGFSAVITGASTGIGRSLAILLATEYQAKLVINARTKDALNDTKRIVEERGGKAIAIVGDIASPGMPAKLVETCVQEYGDIDLLVNNAGISIPGLLQNVTLDDWHRVMDVNFFAPLYAVYAALPYFLKKNQGTIVNVASVAGKVGLPGRVCYSTSKFACLGMSEGMAAELIHRGVDVVTVCPGWVRSHFFKKNNLSSAMDPTTIGERKDFRGWMMRNLLSYSPQQAAEAIRDAMMAGNSQEIVLTIPAIVTDRLMGICPPVAFAVARKVPKQYLDNTELQPGQPR, from the coding sequence ATGAAGTCAAAGAAATCGCTACCGCCTGGCTTTTCAGCCGTCATTACTGGAGCATCGACAGGGATCGGACGCTCTTTAGCCATCCTCCTTGCAACAGAGTATCAAGCGAAGCTCGTTATCAATGCCAGAACCAAAGATGCGCTCAATGACACGAAAAGAATTGTTGAGGAACGCGGCGGTAAAGCAATCGCGATAGTGGGCGACATAGCCTCGCCAGGAATGCCGGCGAAACTTGTCGAGACTTGTGTTCAAGAATATGGCGACATCGATCTCCTGGTCAACAACGCTGGAATTTCGATTCCTGGGCTTTTGCAAAACGTCACACTGGACGACTGGCACAGGGTTATGGACGTCAATTTCTTCGCGCCGCTCTATGCCGTGTACGCTGCCTTACCTTACTTCCTCAAGAAGAACCAGGGCACGATTGTGAATGTTGCATCCGTAGCAGGAAAAGTCGGCTTGCCCGGACGAGTCTGTTACTCGACAAGCAAATTCGCTTGCCTGGGAATGAGTGAAGGTATGGCAGCAGAATTGATCCACAGGGGAGTGGATGTCGTCACGGTCTGCCCCGGCTGGGTACGCAGTCACTTCTTTAAGAAGAACAATCTGTCGTCAGCCATGGACCCAACAACAATCGGAGAGCGCAAAGATTTTCGCGGCTGGATGATGCGCAATTTGCTCAGCTACAGCCCGCAACAGGCAGCCGAAGCTATTCGAGACGCGATGATGGCAGGGAACAGTCAAGAAATCGTGCTCACGATACCAGCGATTGTTACGGACCGATTGATGGGAATCTGCCCGCCTGTAGCATTTGCAGTGGCAAGGAAAGTGCCGAAACAATATCTCGACAACACCGAGCTACAACCTGGTCAACCAAGGTAG
- a CDS encoding glycosyltransferase family 2 protein, producing MALSASDLLTTESFEGLSVLLPVIDESASLKKTVEILMRDCSADIHEFLILICKKTHADALAAVEELKNQYPGLIVVHDQVLPFVGGAYRESFDLATASHVLLIASDLETDPRDAAKMIAEAKKDPNKIICTSRWLIKGSFKGYNPLKLVSNWAFQKFFCALYGTHLTDMTFGYRLFPTKVVQSIKWDELRHPFFFETIIKPIQLGVPVMEIPTNWVPRSEGESHNSFFRNFEYFRPGLKVRFESQSALLRNGKS from the coding sequence ATGGCACTGAGCGCGAGCGATTTGCTCACAACCGAATCATTTGAGGGCCTCTCTGTCTTACTACCTGTGATCGACGAGAGTGCCTCTTTAAAGAAAACCGTCGAAATCTTGATGCGTGACTGCTCAGCAGATATTCACGAATTTCTGATTTTGATTTGCAAAAAAACCCACGCGGATGCTCTGGCAGCCGTCGAGGAGCTCAAGAATCAATATCCTGGATTGATCGTCGTTCACGATCAGGTTCTACCTTTTGTTGGCGGCGCTTATCGCGAGTCGTTCGACCTCGCTACCGCCAGCCACGTGCTATTGATTGCAAGCGATCTTGAAACCGATCCCCGGGACGCGGCAAAGATGATTGCCGAGGCAAAGAAAGATCCAAACAAAATCATTTGCACATCGCGCTGGCTGATCAAAGGAAGCTTCAAAGGTTACAATCCATTGAAGCTCGTCTCGAACTGGGCATTTCAGAAGTTCTTCTGCGCGCTTTATGGAACGCATCTCACTGACATGACATTCGGCTACCGCCTCTTTCCTACAAAAGTGGTGCAGTCAATAAAATGGGATGAATTGAGGCATCCGTTCTTTTTTGAAACCATCATCAAGCCGATTCAGCTCGGCGTGCCTGTTATGGAGATTCCTACCAACTGGGTGCCACGCAGCGAAGGTGAATCACACAACAGCTTCTTCCGTAATTTCGAATACTTTCGTCCCGGTCTGAAAGTTCGCTTTGAGTCGCAATCAGCGCTTTTGCGCAATGGGAAGTCTTAG
- a CDS encoding alpha/beta fold hydrolase — protein MAFFLAQCYGMPPIALGNGFLSNNASGQEEEEEEEGVRGRIRQRLHERLNKINNKTAGYTTQNIAGLEVAIWKPFTMEQGKAPLVIFSHGFGGSATQSAFLMDALARAGYLVIAPNHKDAHGSTATNFRPQVGFKNPREWSDKTHLDRHDDIVKLISALHSDPQWNKQIDWSELALCGHSLGGYTVLGLAGAWPSWKIPGVKAVIALSPYVTPYIDSGNLAGMHVPVMYQGGTKDFGITPFVRRPGGAYEKTSAPAYFVEFDQFTHFTWSNFNREPDKQAQIDYYCIAFLNKYARGEDDGTLQKRIAGVVDFKSK, from the coding sequence ATGGCGTTCTTCCTCGCTCAATGTTACGGAATGCCACCAATCGCACTGGGTAATGGCTTTCTTTCCAACAACGCAAGCGGACAAGAAGAAGAAGAAGAAGAAGAAGGCGTGAGGGGAAGAATCCGACAACGCCTTCATGAGCGGCTGAACAAAATCAATAACAAGACAGCCGGTTACACAACACAAAATATTGCCGGGTTGGAGGTGGCGATCTGGAAACCATTCACGATGGAACAAGGAAAAGCACCGCTTGTTATTTTTTCCCACGGTTTCGGCGGTAGTGCTACACAAAGTGCCTTTCTCATGGACGCTCTCGCAAGAGCCGGCTATCTAGTCATCGCTCCGAACCACAAAGATGCACACGGGTCAACAGCAACTAATTTCCGACCTCAAGTAGGTTTTAAAAACCCTAGAGAATGGAGCGATAAGACCCATTTAGACAGGCATGACGATATCGTCAAGTTGATTTCCGCACTACACTCAGATCCACAATGGAATAAACAAATCGACTGGAGTGAGCTGGCTCTTTGTGGGCATTCGCTGGGAGGTTATACCGTCCTGGGACTGGCAGGAGCTTGGCCATCATGGAAAATACCTGGAGTCAAAGCTGTGATTGCACTTTCACCCTATGTCACCCCATATATAGACAGCGGCAACCTGGCTGGTATGCATGTACCGGTCATGTACCAGGGTGGTACCAAAGATTTCGGCATAACACCATTTGTCAGAAGACCAGGCGGAGCCTACGAAAAAACTTCTGCCCCAGCCTACTTCGTAGAATTCGATCAATTCACACACTTCACCTGGTCGAACTTTAATCGTGAACCCGATAAGCAAGCACAAATTGACTATTACTGCATTGCCTTTCTCAATAAGTATGCCAGAGGCGAGGACGACGGCACGCTGCAAAAGAGAATCGCTGGCGTCGTAGACTTTAAGTCGAAGTAA
- a CDS encoding pyridoxal-phosphate dependent enzyme, translating to MHELRGTGHQKIRAPQTETAQTDSDRSDITDLVEDLCEIRFLLDGLCFDQNDFHNYEATYTSLFSQSFADVFNKDLKTFKSKHHALLDLVERAARWSSSADLRILVRQIRKDALDLKSAIRQAYRHRGLALCAADWQSPVYASTFKLELNRFSDPIKEHAWDYKRDGHLDAVVYEEAFIKAYLATSGSSKCKAYLTNSGMAGYTTVLHWLAHEMDLGTNAVALQPMYFENIHLARQFFPSLSTISDYTKQDLLHALRQIQPTVVLCDAVTNCGDILRHDIETVLNWASHETTRSTAIVIDTTCQPAFLMPKDFLGNIPENVSVILIESLAKHHQFGMDNTTAGIVVGHLSETHHNEFRKTRARLGTNITDQSVGCLPAPDRFRLEQRMRRHSLNIDLITRELQSTLENENGVLEGLSHLSLDPQLPWYRGACLTLKMKREFRTVERFQEFEHAVMQRAARKRCSITLGTSFGFDVTRFYVTAPSTPFEEPFLRLAVGTEPRLHIKLLCEIIDEINTELGQVWEKVETQESGSALNMPLPSIKRITTAGSANTANRAVVTTPDSVSPKDFTISTSDDLFISRTVFSGDDSLKSYLSPSNYAPTPLVELPADLNPFRGDGVRIFAKMMPLVPLMNIKSVPAFSMLSKAFERGDLSGVSNIIESSSSNTVLSLSVMSKLFGVENTTAIVDHNISAGLLRMLRLFGIEAFLHPAAGHEMFGKLAPRSERASKIGAQDGWFNPGQYTNPDNPEGFANWLAPHLWAQTNGELDLLACGLGTCGTMVGLSRGLRQRNPHLKVVACCPVAGQAVPGPREQSLLKDVTFDWKTVANAQMELTAEESFKGSIKLLRRGILGGPSSGMNYAGLLAYLQAEKDSGRLEQLIKTDGDFHCAFICCDSPLPHVNDYYDTLGEEYFPQIHDVPGEDIMETEIER from the coding sequence ATGCATGAGCTACGGGGCACAGGACACCAGAAGATTCGCGCACCACAAACTGAAACAGCCCAAACAGATTCCGACAGAAGCGACATCACCGACCTTGTAGAGGATCTTTGCGAAATCCGTTTCCTATTAGACGGACTGTGTTTCGATCAAAACGACTTCCACAACTACGAAGCAACTTATACATCCCTCTTTAGCCAGAGCTTTGCGGACGTTTTCAACAAAGACCTGAAGACTTTCAAGTCCAAGCATCATGCTTTGCTAGATCTTGTGGAAAGAGCTGCCCGCTGGTCAAGCTCCGCCGATTTGAGAATCCTGGTGCGACAAATTCGCAAAGATGCCCTGGATCTGAAATCAGCGATTCGCCAGGCCTATCGACATAGAGGATTAGCCTTGTGCGCGGCTGACTGGCAGAGCCCAGTCTATGCATCCACTTTCAAACTAGAATTGAATCGCTTCTCTGATCCGATCAAAGAGCATGCCTGGGACTACAAGCGCGATGGACACCTGGACGCGGTTGTTTACGAAGAAGCGTTCATAAAAGCATATCTTGCCACTTCAGGGTCATCGAAGTGTAAAGCCTATCTGACAAACAGCGGCATGGCTGGCTACACAACAGTATTACATTGGCTGGCTCATGAGATGGATCTCGGCACCAACGCCGTCGCCTTGCAACCGATGTATTTTGAAAACATTCATCTGGCAAGACAATTTTTCCCCTCGCTCTCAACTATCAGTGACTACACAAAGCAAGATTTATTGCACGCTCTGCGCCAAATTCAACCTACAGTTGTCTTGTGCGATGCAGTCACCAATTGCGGTGACATACTTCGTCACGACATCGAAACCGTTCTCAACTGGGCCTCACATGAGACTACCAGGTCAACAGCCATAGTCATCGATACAACTTGTCAGCCGGCTTTTCTGATGCCCAAAGATTTTCTCGGCAACATCCCCGAGAATGTCTCTGTGATCCTTATTGAAAGCCTTGCTAAGCATCATCAATTCGGCATGGATAACACCACAGCCGGTATCGTGGTTGGGCACCTCAGTGAAACGCATCACAATGAATTCAGAAAGACCCGCGCCCGGCTTGGCACCAATATTACGGACCAGAGCGTGGGATGCCTTCCTGCGCCCGATCGCTTTCGCCTTGAGCAAAGAATGCGGCGACACTCTCTGAACATTGATTTGATCACAAGAGAACTGCAATCAACGCTTGAGAATGAGAATGGTGTTCTGGAAGGTCTTTCACATTTGAGCCTCGACCCGCAGTTGCCCTGGTATCGTGGCGCCTGCCTGACTCTGAAAATGAAGCGCGAATTCCGCACCGTTGAAAGATTTCAGGAATTTGAACATGCTGTTATGCAACGAGCCGCACGAAAGCGCTGTTCGATCACATTAGGTACGAGCTTCGGATTCGACGTCACTCGCTTTTACGTAACAGCGCCATCTACGCCTTTTGAAGAACCATTTCTCCGATTAGCCGTAGGCACGGAACCACGCCTGCACATCAAACTACTGTGCGAAATAATCGACGAGATCAACACCGAACTAGGTCAGGTTTGGGAGAAAGTGGAAACACAAGAATCTGGGTCAGCCTTAAATATGCCGCTGCCGAGCATCAAGCGCATCACAACAGCTGGATCCGCAAACACAGCAAATCGCGCCGTTGTCACAACACCTGATTCCGTAAGCCCTAAAGATTTCACCATAAGCACAAGCGATGATCTCTTCATAAGCAGAACAGTCTTTTCTGGTGATGACTCGCTCAAGTCATATCTCTCACCCAGTAACTATGCTCCAACACCTCTGGTTGAATTACCCGCCGATTTAAATCCGTTCCGAGGCGATGGGGTGAGAATCTTCGCCAAGATGATGCCCCTTGTTCCGCTGATGAACATCAAGTCGGTTCCGGCGTTTTCTATGCTCAGCAAAGCGTTTGAACGGGGCGATCTTTCAGGAGTCAGCAACATCATCGAAAGCTCGTCATCAAATACGGTGCTCTCGTTGAGTGTAATGTCGAAATTATTCGGCGTGGAAAATACAACTGCAATTGTCGACCACAACATATCAGCAGGGCTGCTGCGTATGCTCCGCCTCTTTGGAATTGAAGCCTTTTTACACCCCGCCGCCGGACACGAAATGTTTGGGAAACTTGCACCAAGAAGCGAACGAGCCAGCAAAATCGGCGCTCAAGATGGCTGGTTCAATCCCGGGCAATACACTAATCCAGACAACCCCGAAGGCTTTGCCAACTGGCTCGCGCCGCATCTCTGGGCACAAACAAATGGCGAACTCGATCTGCTTGCATGCGGACTGGGGACGTGCGGCACAATGGTGGGTCTGAGTCGAGGACTGAGACAAAGAAATCCTCACCTGAAGGTAGTAGCGTGCTGCCCTGTAGCCGGACAGGCGGTACCAGGCCCAAGGGAGCAGTCACTCCTCAAAGACGTCACATTCGACTGGAAGACGGTCGCTAACGCTCAAATGGAATTGACAGCGGAAGAAAGCTTCAAAGGCAGTATCAAACTGCTGCGTCGAGGTATTCTCGGTGGTCCCAGTTCAGGCATGAATTACGCCGGACTGTTGGCGTACTTGCAGGCGGAGAAGGATTCCGGACGTCTTGAACAGCTAATCAAAACCGATGGCGATTTCCACTGCGCATTCATTTGCTGTGATTCACCACTGCCGCACGTGAATGACTACTACGACACGTTAGGCGAGGAATATTTCCCGCAAATCCATGATGTGCCAGGCGAGGACATCATGGAAACAGAGATAGAAAGATGA